A genomic segment from Streptomyces sp. NBC_01233 encodes:
- a CDS encoding DUF4190 domain-containing protein, whose amino-acid sequence MTDSSPEPRDPWAPPERPAVELGKSQGAPDAHGTPGVSGPPSVHDQPTLAGMPGDQLPPTAPTPTPAQAAPPAGPASAAYGYPVQPGYGYPGDTGYPGPPGYQGFPGPQGYPGHGSYAPYAPYGPQPSNGFGITALVLGIISVVGCFLSFIGVALGIGAVVFGALGKGKANRGEADNGGVALAGIILGVIGIVLGGLMLAAVFASFMDLGPLEESPSYDSPYDNSQVHEKV is encoded by the coding sequence ATGACTGACAGCAGTCCCGAGCCGCGAGACCCGTGGGCACCGCCGGAGCGACCCGCGGTGGAGCTGGGCAAGTCGCAGGGCGCGCCCGACGCGCACGGCACGCCAGGCGTGTCGGGTCCGCCGTCCGTGCACGACCAGCCGACGCTCGCGGGGATGCCGGGAGACCAGCTGCCCCCGACCGCCCCGACACCGACGCCCGCCCAGGCCGCGCCACCGGCCGGACCCGCGTCCGCGGCGTACGGATATCCGGTCCAGCCCGGCTACGGGTACCCCGGCGATACGGGCTACCCCGGCCCCCCCGGGTACCAGGGATTCCCGGGCCCGCAGGGGTACCCGGGCCACGGCTCGTACGCGCCGTACGCCCCGTACGGGCCTCAGCCGAGCAACGGCTTCGGCATCACCGCGCTCGTCCTCGGCATCATCTCGGTCGTCGGCTGCTTCCTGAGCTTCATAGGCGTGGCGCTCGGGATCGGGGCGGTCGTCTTCGGCGCCCTGGGCAAGGGCAAGGCGAACCGCGGCGAGGCCGACAACGGCGGGGTGGCGCTCGCGGGCATCATCCTGGGCGTCATCGGCATCGTGCTGGGCGGGCTGATGCTCGCGGCCGTGTTCGCCAGTTTCATGGACCTGGGGCCGCTCGAAGAGTCTCCGTCGTACGACAGCCCCTACGACAACTCCCAGGTCCACGAGAAGGTCTGA
- a CDS encoding TROVE domain-containing protein, producing MARFNLRASKSAPAAPTSPVRSTGRARTAQGGPGHLRDPRSELFLLAVANFVTQRTAYESGEARDDRFAALVRTLAVEDPAWTAGLLGWLRGDANMRTASLVGAAEYVKARLDAGATDGPSNRQVVDRVLRRADEPGELLGYWTATYGRTVPKPVKRGIADAVRRLYSGTSLLKYDTDSKAFRFGDVLNLVHASPDPAKPWQGELFRYALDRRHNPDDAQVPAGNRTLAAHRALMELPVSERRGVVLAPDGAERLAAAGMTWEALAGWLQGPMDAAAWEAVIPSMGAMALLRNLRNFDQAGVSDAVAAQVSARISDPEVVARSRQFPFRYLAAYQHAPSLRWAYPLEQALGHSLANVPALPGRTLVLVDRSGSMWSPLSDRSKLNRADAAAVFGSAVALRAEQADLVQFGSTSKAVPYARGESVLKLLERFEDLGGTCTAQAVKQHYRDHDRVLIVTDEQAGSFGYSGDPTVEVPSAVPVYTWNLAGYRVGHAPSGGGNRHTFGGLTDGAFRMVSLIEDGRNADWPWAS from the coding sequence ATGGCTCGCTTCAACCTGCGCGCGTCCAAGTCGGCGCCCGCCGCGCCCACTTCGCCGGTTCGCTCGACCGGCCGCGCCCGCACCGCTCAGGGCGGCCCCGGCCACCTGCGCGATCCGCGCTCCGAGCTGTTCCTGCTCGCCGTCGCCAACTTCGTGACGCAGCGCACCGCGTACGAGAGCGGCGAGGCCCGCGACGACCGCTTCGCCGCGCTCGTGCGCACCCTCGCCGTCGAGGATCCCGCGTGGACGGCCGGCCTGCTGGGCTGGCTCCGCGGGGACGCGAACATGCGCACCGCCTCGCTCGTCGGCGCCGCCGAGTACGTCAAGGCCCGGCTCGACGCGGGCGCCACCGACGGGCCTTCGAACCGGCAGGTCGTGGATCGCGTACTGCGGCGCGCGGACGAGCCCGGTGAGCTGCTGGGCTACTGGACGGCGACGTACGGGCGCACCGTGCCCAAGCCCGTCAAGCGCGGCATCGCCGACGCCGTACGGCGGCTCTACTCGGGCACTTCGCTGCTGAAGTACGACACGGACTCCAAGGCCTTCCGCTTCGGTGACGTCCTCAACCTCGTGCACGCGTCCCCCGACCCGGCCAAGCCCTGGCAGGGCGAGCTGTTCCGCTACGCCCTCGACCGCCGCCACAACCCGGACGACGCGCAGGTCCCGGCCGGCAACCGCACCCTCGCCGCCCACCGGGCGCTGATGGAGCTGCCGGTCTCCGAGCGGCGTGGAGTGGTCCTCGCCCCCGACGGCGCGGAGCGCCTCGCGGCGGCGGGCATGACCTGGGAGGCACTGGCCGGCTGGCTGCAGGGCCCGATGGACGCGGCCGCCTGGGAGGCGGTCATCCCGTCCATGGGTGCGATGGCGCTGCTGCGCAACCTGCGCAACTTCGACCAGGCCGGGGTCTCGGACGCGGTGGCCGCGCAGGTCTCGGCGAGGATCTCCGACCCGGAGGTCGTCGCCCGGTCCCGCCAGTTCCCCTTCCGCTACCTGGCCGCCTATCAGCACGCCCCCTCGCTGCGCTGGGCGTACCCCCTGGAGCAGGCGCTCGGCCACTCGCTCGCCAACGTACCGGCACTGCCGGGCCGGACGCTGGTGCTCGTCGACCGGTCCGGGTCGATGTGGTCCCCGCTGTCGGACCGCTCGAAGCTCAACCGGGCGGATGCGGCGGCCGTGTTCGGGTCGGCGGTGGCGCTGCGGGCGGAGCAGGCCGACCTCGTGCAGTTCGGCTCGACCAGCAAGGCGGTCCCGTATGCGCGGGGCGAGTCCGTGCTGAAGCTGCTGGAGCGCTTCGAGGACCTCGGCGGAACCTGTACGGCCCAGGCCGTGAAGCAGCACTACCGGGACCACGACCGGGTGCTGATCGTCACCGACGAGCAGGCCGGCTCCTTCGGCTACAGCGGCGATCCGACGGTGGAGGTGCCGTCCGCGGTACCCGTCTACACGTGGAACCTGGCGGGCTACCGGGTCGGGCACGCGCCCTCCGGCGGCGGGAACCGGCACACCTTCGGAGGGCTCACCGACGGGGCCTTCCGGATGGTGTCCCTGATCGAGGACGGCCGGAACGCGGACTGGCCCTGGGCCTCTTGA
- a CDS encoding NUDIX domain-containing protein, with protein MTERRRVAAIIVRDGCVLMVRERGRGATARHDGPEYWTLPGGGLEEGEEPEEAVRREVAEETGLHALGVRYAYDTPYPSGWTSCFRVDVAPGEPVLGVDADLECDCPRMVGLIWVPLSRGTDGKSVMVPTLLSNCVVDPGPAA; from the coding sequence GTGACGGAGCGGCGCCGGGTCGCCGCGATCATCGTCCGCGACGGCTGCGTGCTGATGGTCCGCGAGCGCGGCAGGGGGGCCACGGCCCGGCACGACGGGCCGGAGTACTGGACCCTGCCCGGCGGCGGTCTGGAGGAGGGCGAGGAGCCCGAGGAGGCGGTCCGGCGGGAGGTGGCCGAGGAGACCGGCCTGCACGCCCTGGGCGTGCGGTACGCGTACGACACGCCCTACCCCTCGGGCTGGACCTCCTGCTTCCGCGTGGACGTGGCGCCCGGCGAGCCGGTCCTGGGCGTCGACGCGGACCTGGAGTGCGACTGCCCCCGGATGGTCGGGCTCATCTGGGTCCCGCTCTCGCGCGGTACGGACGGCAAGTCGGTCATGGTGCCCACACTGCTCAGTAATTGCGTGGTGGATCCCGGCCCCGCCGCCTAA
- a CDS encoding NADAR family protein translates to MEMIEDLIKQVSRGERVKYLPFWGHRPLPDGRLGPSCLSQWWPSAFTVGDVRYATAEHWMMAGKARLFGDAEGERAALEAKSPAAAKKAGRLVRGFDDAIWKRERFALVVEGSLHKFGSDPALRSYLLGTGNRVLVEASPMDRIWGIGLAADDERALDPARWRGLNLLGFALMEARQRLREDGA, encoded by the coding sequence ATGGAGATGATCGAGGACCTGATCAAGCAGGTCAGCCGCGGTGAACGGGTGAAGTACCTGCCGTTCTGGGGGCACCGGCCGCTGCCGGACGGGAGGCTCGGACCGAGCTGCCTGAGCCAGTGGTGGCCCTCGGCTTTCACTGTCGGTGACGTCCGATATGCCACGGCCGAGCACTGGATGATGGCCGGCAAGGCCAGGCTGTTCGGGGACGCCGAGGGTGAGCGGGCCGCGCTGGAGGCGAAGAGTCCGGCGGCCGCGAAGAAGGCCGGGCGGCTCGTGCGCGGCTTCGACGACGCGATATGGAAGCGGGAGCGCTTCGCCCTGGTCGTGGAGGGCAGCCTGCACAAGTTCGGCTCCGATCCGGCGCTGCGCTCGTACCTGCTGGGCACCGGGAACCGGGTGCTGGTGGAGGCGAGCCCGATGGACCGGATCTGGGGCATCGGGCTCGCGGCCGACGACGAGCGCGCCCTGGACCCGGCCCGCTGGCGCGGGCTGAACCTGCTGGGGTTCGCCCTGATGGAGGCCCGGCAGCGGCTGCGCGAGGACGGCGCGTGA
- a CDS encoding gamma-aminobutyraldehyde dehydrogenase: MGNRFQVKDRFADGAQYIDGQLRPGTSGQSHTVVDPATGDEVLTYELASTADVDEAVAAAGRAFPGWSGATPGERSDALHRLAAVLAEQAEDFAYAESLQCGKPIKLSTEFDVPGTIDNTAFFAGAARHLQGQAAGEYSGDHTSYVRREAIGVVGSIAPWNYPLQMAAWKILPAIAAGNTIVLKPAELTPLTSLMFAQAAKEAGLPDGVINIVTGAGRVAGEHLVGHPDVVMTSFTGSTAVGKRVAEIATATVKRLHLELGGKAPFLVFDDADLGAAAHGAVAASLINTGQDCTAATRAYVQRPLHDAFVARVAELMETVRLGDPFAPTTDLGPLVSHAQRDRVAGFVERARAYATVVTGGEIPAGELADGAYYRPTLIAGAAQDSEVVQSEIFGPVLVVLPFDTDEEGIALANDTPYGLAASAWSRDLYRANRATREIQAGCVWVNDHIPIISEMPHGGYKASGFGKDMSAYSFEEYTQVKHVMFDNTAVAAKDWHRTIFGDR; the protein is encoded by the coding sequence ATGGGCAACCGCTTCCAGGTCAAGGACCGCTTCGCAGACGGCGCGCAGTACATCGACGGGCAGCTCAGGCCCGGTACCTCCGGGCAGTCACACACGGTGGTCGATCCGGCGACCGGCGACGAGGTCCTCACCTACGAACTGGCGAGTACCGCGGACGTCGACGAGGCGGTCGCCGCCGCCGGGCGTGCCTTCCCGGGATGGTCCGGCGCCACCCCCGGCGAGCGTTCGGACGCCCTGCACCGGCTGGCCGCCGTGCTGGCCGAGCAGGCGGAGGACTTCGCGTACGCCGAGTCCCTGCAGTGCGGCAAGCCGATCAAGCTGTCCACGGAGTTCGACGTGCCGGGGACCATCGACAACACCGCCTTCTTCGCGGGAGCCGCCCGCCACCTCCAGGGGCAGGCCGCCGGCGAGTACTCCGGCGACCACACCTCCTACGTGCGCCGCGAGGCCATCGGGGTCGTCGGCTCCATCGCGCCCTGGAACTATCCGCTCCAGATGGCCGCCTGGAAGATCCTCCCGGCGATCGCCGCGGGCAACACGATCGTCCTCAAGCCCGCCGAGCTCACCCCGCTGACCTCCCTGATGTTCGCGCAGGCGGCCAAGGAGGCGGGCCTGCCCGACGGTGTGATCAACATCGTCACCGGCGCCGGCCGCGTGGCCGGTGAGCACCTGGTCGGCCACCCCGACGTGGTGATGACCTCCTTCACCGGCTCCACCGCCGTCGGCAAGCGCGTCGCGGAGATCGCCACCGCCACCGTCAAGCGCCTCCACCTGGAGCTCGGCGGCAAGGCCCCCTTCCTCGTCTTCGACGACGCCGACCTGGGGGCCGCCGCGCACGGCGCCGTCGCCGCCTCCCTCATCAACACCGGCCAGGACTGCACCGCCGCCACCCGCGCCTACGTCCAGCGCCCCCTCCACGACGCCTTCGTCGCCAGGGTGGCCGAGCTGATGGAGACCGTGCGCCTCGGCGACCCCTTCGCGCCCACCACCGACCTCGGCCCGCTGGTCTCGCACGCCCAGCGCGACCGGGTCGCCGGTTTCGTCGAGCGGGCCCGTGCCTACGCCACCGTCGTCACCGGCGGCGAGATCCCGGCGGGCGAGCTGGCCGACGGCGCGTACTACCGGCCCACCCTCATCGCCGGCGCCGCCCAGGACAGCGAGGTGGTCCAGTCCGAGATCTTCGGTCCGGTCCTCGTGGTCCTGCCCTTCGACACCGACGAAGAGGGCATCGCGCTGGCCAACGACACCCCGTACGGACTCGCGGCCTCGGCCTGGAGCCGCGACCTCTACCGGGCGAACCGCGCCACCCGTGAGATCCAGGCGGGCTGCGTCTGGGTCAACGACCACATCCCGATCATCAGCGAGATGCCCCACGGGGGCTACAAGGCCAGCGGCTTCGGAAAGGACATGTCCGCCTACTCCTTCGAGGAGTACACGCAGGTCAAGCACGTGATGTTCGACAACACGGCGGTGGCCGCGAAGGACTGGCACCGCACTATCTTCGGGGACCGATAA
- a CDS encoding polyamine ABC transporter substrate-binding protein has product MEQFEPDRLSAVQLAAMRRSLTSGRGALTRRSLLRASGVGALTLGGLAALAGCGIPPAKREGDTAVASDDHSAGEKEIQFSNWTEYMDTSEDEKSRPTLEEFTKRTGIKVKYTEDINDNVEFFGKIRPQLAAGQDTGRDLIVVTDWLAARIIRLGWAQRLDPSHLPHAYANLIPQFRTPDWDPGRAYSYPWTGIDTVIAYNEKATGGKKVDSVTQMLDDPTLKGRVGFLTEMRDSVGMTLLDQGKDPAAFTTADFDGAIGRLQKGVDTNQIRRFTGNDYTADLDKGDLAACLAWAGDIIQLQAGNPDIKYAIPAPGYITSSDNLLVPAKARHKANAEKLIDFYYEPPIAAQLAAFISYVCPVEGVKDELAKIDPELADNPLIVPDKAMAAKAHAFRSLSSEEETAYEEKFAKLIGA; this is encoded by the coding sequence ATGGAGCAGTTCGAGCCCGACCGCCTCTCGGCGGTGCAACTCGCCGCGATGCGGCGCAGCCTCACCAGTGGGCGCGGCGCCCTCACCCGCCGTTCGCTGCTGCGCGCCTCCGGAGTAGGAGCGCTCACCCTCGGCGGCCTGGCCGCCCTCGCCGGGTGCGGCATCCCGCCCGCCAAGCGCGAGGGCGACACGGCGGTGGCCTCCGACGACCACTCGGCCGGGGAGAAGGAGATCCAGTTCTCCAACTGGACCGAGTACATGGACACCAGCGAGGACGAGAAGAGCCGTCCGACCCTGGAGGAGTTCACCAAGCGGACCGGGATCAAGGTCAAGTACACCGAGGACATCAACGACAACGTCGAGTTCTTCGGCAAGATCAGGCCGCAGCTCGCGGCAGGCCAGGACACCGGCCGCGACCTGATCGTCGTCACCGACTGGCTCGCCGCCCGCATCATCCGGCTCGGGTGGGCGCAGCGGCTGGACCCCTCGCACCTCCCGCACGCCTACGCCAACCTGATCCCGCAGTTCCGCACCCCGGACTGGGACCCGGGACGGGCGTACAGCTACCCGTGGACCGGCATCGACACCGTCATCGCCTACAACGAGAAGGCGACGGGCGGCAAGAAGGTCGACTCGGTCACCCAGATGCTCGACGACCCCACCCTCAAGGGCCGCGTCGGCTTCCTCACCGAGATGCGCGACAGCGTCGGCATGACCCTGCTCGACCAGGGCAAGGACCCGGCCGCCTTCACCACGGCGGACTTCGACGGGGCGATAGGCCGGCTCCAGAAGGGCGTGGACACCAACCAGATCCGCCGCTTCACCGGCAACGACTACACGGCGGACCTCGACAAGGGCGACCTCGCCGCCTGTCTCGCCTGGGCCGGCGACATCATCCAGCTGCAGGCCGGCAACCCGGACATCAAGTACGCCATCCCCGCACCGGGATACATCACCTCCAGCGACAACCTCCTGGTCCCCGCCAAGGCCCGGCACAAGGCCAACGCGGAGAAGCTCATCGACTTCTACTACGAGCCCCCGATCGCCGCCCAGCTGGCCGCCTTCATCAGCTACGTGTGCCCGGTCGAGGGCGTCAAGGACGAGCTGGCCAAGATCGATCCCGAACTCGCGGACAACCCCCTGATCGTCCCGGACAAGGCGATGGCCGCCAAGGCCCACGCCTTCCGCTCCCTCTCCAGCGAGGAAGAGACCGCGTACGAAGAGAAGTTCGCCAAGCTCATCGGCGCGTAG
- a CDS encoding ABC transporter ATP-binding protein, with translation MTDKTAGGDVRLSGISKHYGTFTAVHPLDLTIPQGSFFALLGASGCGKTTTLRMIAGLEEPSTGTVHLGDREVTDLPPYKRPVNTVFQSYALFPHLNIYENIAFGLRRRGIKSVKKQVDEMLELVQLGQFAQRKPHQLSGGQQQRVAVARALINHPQVLLLDEPLGALDLKLRRQMQLELKRIQTEVGITFVHVTHDQEEAMTMADTVAVMNGGRVEQLGAPAELYENPGTTFVANFLGTSNLIEANVESAGSDVVVSASGTTLRLPAARCSTTPRAGGKLLVGVRPEKISLVHADEEHTIAAGRNKVPGRIANSSFIGVSTQYVIDSQVCPELEVYAQNIERDARLVPGAEVILHWNPEHSFGLDAAQDIDAGIETVEEIA, from the coding sequence ATGACTGACAAGACCGCGGGCGGCGACGTCCGCCTCTCCGGGATCAGCAAGCACTACGGCACCTTCACCGCCGTGCACCCGCTGGATCTCACCATCCCCCAGGGCTCCTTCTTCGCCCTGCTCGGCGCCTCGGGATGCGGGAAGACCACCACCCTGCGCATGATCGCCGGCCTGGAGGAGCCCTCCACCGGCACGGTCCACCTCGGCGACCGGGAGGTCACCGACCTGCCGCCGTACAAGCGCCCGGTCAACACGGTCTTCCAGAGCTACGCGCTGTTCCCGCACCTGAACATCTACGAGAACATCGCCTTCGGGCTGCGCCGCCGCGGCATCAAGTCGGTCAAGAAGCAGGTCGACGAGATGCTGGAGCTCGTCCAGCTCGGTCAGTTCGCCCAGCGCAAGCCGCACCAGCTCTCCGGCGGCCAGCAGCAGCGCGTCGCCGTCGCCCGAGCCCTGATCAACCACCCGCAGGTGCTGCTCCTCGACGAGCCGCTCGGCGCCCTCGACCTCAAGCTGCGCCGCCAGATGCAGCTGGAGCTCAAGCGGATCCAGACCGAGGTCGGCATCACCTTCGTGCACGTTACGCACGACCAGGAGGAGGCCATGACCATGGCCGACACGGTCGCCGTGATGAACGGCGGCCGCGTCGAGCAGCTGGGCGCCCCCGCCGAGCTGTACGAGAACCCGGGCACCACCTTCGTCGCCAACTTCCTCGGCACCTCGAACCTCATCGAGGCGAACGTGGAGTCCGCCGGGTCCGATGTCGTCGTCTCGGCCTCCGGCACCACCCTCCGGCTGCCCGCCGCCCGATGTTCGACCACGCCCCGCGCCGGCGGAAAGCTGCTGGTCGGCGTGCGCCCGGAGAAGATCTCCCTGGTCCACGCCGACGAGGAGCACACCATCGCGGCCGGCCGCAACAAGGTCCCGGGCCGCATAGCGAACTCCTCCTTCATCGGCGTCTCCACCCAGTACGTGATCGACAGCCAGGTCTGCCCCGAGCTGGAGGTGTACGCCCAGAACATCGAGCGGGACGCCCGCCTGGTCCCGGGCGCCGAGGTGATCCTGCACTGGAACCCGGAGCACAGCTTCGGCCTCGACGCCGCCCAGGACATCGACGCGGGCATCGAGACCGTCGAGGAGATCGCGTGA
- a CDS encoding ABC transporter permease produces MTSAATDTAPPQAPASAEPPVHKPSVRKRLIPYWLLLPGILWLLVFFVLPMIYQASTSVQTGSLEEGFQVTWHFRTYWDALTEYYPQFLRSLLYAGTATALCLLLGYPLAYLIAFKAGRWRNLLLVLVIAPFFTSFLIRTLAWKTILADGGPVVAVLNSIGFLDVTSWLGMTEGDRVLATPLAVVCGLTYNFLPFMILPLYSSLERIDTRLHEAAGDLYAHPATVFRKVTFPLSMPGVVSGTLLTFIPASGDYVNAELLGSTDTRMIGNVIQSQYLRILDYPTAAALSFILMAIVLIMVTIYIRRAGTEDLV; encoded by the coding sequence GTGACCAGCGCCGCCACGGACACAGCGCCGCCCCAGGCGCCCGCCTCCGCCGAACCCCCGGTGCACAAGCCGTCCGTGCGCAAGCGGCTGATCCCGTACTGGCTGCTGCTCCCGGGCATCCTGTGGCTGCTGGTCTTCTTCGTGCTGCCGATGATCTACCAGGCCTCCACCTCGGTGCAGACCGGCTCCCTCGAAGAGGGCTTCCAGGTCACCTGGCACTTCCGGACGTACTGGGACGCGCTCACCGAGTACTACCCGCAGTTCCTGCGCTCCCTGCTGTACGCCGGCACCGCGACGGCGCTGTGCCTGCTGCTCGGGTATCCGCTGGCCTATCTGATCGCCTTCAAGGCGGGCCGCTGGCGCAACCTGCTGCTGGTCCTGGTCATCGCCCCCTTCTTCACCAGCTTCCTGATCCGCACGCTGGCCTGGAAGACGATCCTGGCCGACGGCGGCCCCGTGGTCGCCGTCCTCAACAGCATCGGCTTCCTCGACGTCACCAGCTGGCTCGGCATGACCGAGGGGGACCGGGTGCTGGCCACGCCGCTCGCGGTCGTCTGCGGTCTGACGTACAACTTCCTCCCCTTCATGATCCTGCCGCTGTACTCCTCGCTGGAGCGCATCGACACCCGCCTCCACGAGGCGGCCGGGGACCTCTACGCCCACCCCGCCACGGTCTTCCGGAAGGTGACCTTCCCGCTCTCCATGCCGGGCGTGGTCTCCGGGACCCTGCTCACCTTCATCCCGGCGAGCGGCGACTACGTCAACGCCGAACTGCTCGGCTCCACGGACACCCGGATGATCGGCAACGTCATCCAGTCGCAGTACCTGCGGATCCTCGACTACCCGACGGCGGCCGCGCTGTCGTTCATCCTCATGGCCATCGTGCTGATCATGGTCACCATCTACATCCGCCGAGCGGGGACGGAGGACCTGGTCTGA
- a CDS encoding ABC transporter permease: MRTPLTWLRRNLVVIAGLGTLAYMILPNVVVTVFSFNNPTGRFNYAWQEFSLDAWKDPCGVADMCGSLSLSLQIALWSTLAATALGTAIAFAMVRYRFRGRSAVNSLIFLPMAMPEIVMAASLLALFLNMGIQLGFWTILIAHIMFCLSFVVAAVKARVLSMDPRLEEAARDLYAGPVQTFVRVTLPIAAPGIAAGALLSFALSFDDFIITNFNSGNTVTFPMFVWGSAQRGTPVQINVIGTAMFVIAVLVVLVGQMVGNRRKKAQPK, from the coding sequence ATGCGCACTCCCCTCACCTGGCTCCGGCGCAATCTGGTCGTCATCGCGGGCCTCGGCACGCTCGCGTACATGATCCTGCCGAACGTCGTCGTCACCGTCTTCTCCTTCAACAACCCCACCGGGCGGTTCAACTACGCCTGGCAGGAGTTCTCGCTCGACGCGTGGAAGGACCCCTGCGGGGTCGCCGACATGTGCGGCTCGCTCTCGCTGTCGCTCCAGATCGCGCTGTGGTCCACCCTCGCCGCGACCGCCCTGGGCACCGCCATAGCCTTCGCGATGGTCCGCTACCGCTTCCGGGGACGCAGCGCGGTCAACTCGCTGATCTTCCTGCCCATGGCCATGCCGGAGATCGTGATGGCGGCCTCGCTGCTCGCGCTCTTCCTGAACATGGGCATCCAGCTGGGCTTCTGGACGATTCTGATCGCCCACATCATGTTCTGCCTCAGCTTCGTCGTCGCCGCCGTCAAGGCGCGTGTCCTGTCCATGGACCCGCGCCTGGAGGAGGCCGCCCGGGACCTCTACGCGGGCCCGGTGCAAACCTTCGTACGGGTCACCCTGCCGATCGCGGCCCCCGGCATCGCGGCGGGCGCGCTGCTCTCCTTCGCGCTCTCGTTCGACGACTTCATCATCACCAACTTCAACTCGGGCAACACCGTCACCTTCCCCATGTTCGTGTGGGGATCGGCCCAGCGCGGTACGCCTGTGCAGATCAACGTCATCGGCACGGCGATGTTCGTCATCGCGGTGCTGGTGGTCCTCGTCGGCCAGATGGTCGGCAACCGCCGCAAGAAGGCACAACCGAAGTAG
- a CDS encoding NAD(P)/FAD-dependent oxidoreductase → MAPVAMRSVAKSLSEAKPVSYWLDDPGKPAPQPALTSDERCDLLVVGGGYSGLWTALLAKERDPGRDVVLIESKEAGWAASGRNGGFCAASLTHGLANGLARWPDELARLEELGARNLDAIEEAVARYGIDCDFERSGEIDVATEPHQVEELRELHEEAQRLGLAGGSEWLDADALRAEVDSPTFLAGLWDRDGVAMLNPAKLAWGLKQACLGLGVRIYENTRGLKMSAVGTGMAVQTPYGTILARRVALGTNIFPSLVRRIRPFTVPVYDYALMSEPLDEAQLAAIGWKNRQGLGDSANQFHYFRITKDHRILWGGYDAIYPYRGKLDSEYDHRPETYLKLAEHFFTAFPQLEGLKFSHAWGGAIDTCSRFSAFFGTAHSGKVAYAAGYTGLGVGATRFGADVMLDLLDGLDTERTRLEMVKSKPMPFPPEPFAWTGITLTKWSLARADRRGGHRNLWLRTLDRFGLGFDS, encoded by the coding sequence ATGGCCCCAGTCGCCATGCGTAGTGTTGCGAAATCCCTTTCCGAAGCGAAGCCGGTCTCGTACTGGCTGGACGACCCCGGCAAGCCGGCGCCGCAGCCGGCGCTGACCTCGGACGAGCGCTGCGACCTGCTGGTCGTCGGCGGCGGCTACAGCGGGCTGTGGACCGCGCTGCTCGCCAAGGAGCGCGACCCCGGGCGGGACGTCGTACTCATCGAGAGCAAGGAGGCGGGCTGGGCCGCCTCCGGGCGCAACGGCGGTTTCTGCGCCGCCTCCCTCACCCACGGGCTCGCCAACGGGCTGGCCCGCTGGCCGGACGAGCTCGCCCGGCTGGAGGAACTCGGCGCCCGCAACCTCGACGCCATCGAGGAGGCCGTCGCCCGCTACGGCATCGACTGCGACTTCGAGCGGAGCGGCGAGATCGACGTCGCCACCGAGCCCCACCAGGTGGAGGAGCTGCGCGAACTCCACGAGGAGGCGCAGCGCCTCGGCCTGGCCGGCGGCTCCGAATGGCTGGACGCCGACGCACTGCGTGCCGAGGTCGACTCGCCGACCTTCCTCGCGGGCCTCTGGGACCGCGACGGCGTCGCCATGCTCAATCCGGCGAAGCTGGCCTGGGGCCTCAAGCAGGCGTGCCTCGGCCTCGGGGTGCGGATCTACGAGAACACCCGCGGCCTGAAGATGTCCGCGGTCGGCACCGGAATGGCCGTCCAGACCCCCTACGGCACGATCCTCGCCCGCCGGGTCGCCCTGGGCACCAACATCTTCCCCTCGCTGGTCAGGCGGATCCGACCCTTCACGGTTCCGGTCTACGACTACGCGCTGATGAGCGAGCCGCTGGACGAGGCCCAGCTCGCCGCGATCGGCTGGAAGAACCGGCAGGGGCTCGGCGACAGCGCCAACCAGTTCCACTACTTCCGGATCACCAAGGACCACCGGATCCTGTGGGGCGGATACGACGCGATCTACCCCTACCGGGGGAAGCTCGACTCCGAGTACGACCACCGCCCCGAGACGTACCTCAAGCTCGCGGAGCACTTCTTCACCGCCTTCCCGCAGTTGGAGGGGTTGAAGTTCAGCCACGCCTGGGGCGGCGCCATCGACACCTGCTCGCGCTTCTCCGCCTTCTTCGGCACGGCGCACTCCGGGAAGGTGGCCTACGCGGCCGGCTACACCGGGCTCGGGGTGGGTGCCACCCGGTTCGGCGCCGACGTGATGCTGGACCTGCTCGACGGCCTCGACACCGAGCGCACCCGGCTGGAGATGGTGAAGTCCAAGCCGATGCCGTTCCCGCCCGAGCCCTTCGCCTGGACCGGGATCACCCTCACGAAGTGGTCGCTGGCCCGCGCCGACCGCCGCGGCGGGCACCGCAACCTGTGGCTCCGCACGCTCGACCGGTTCGGCCTCGGCTTCGACAGCTGA